TAATTTTAGCAAAAGTCATTTTTAATATTCCAATAATTGGGAGTTTACCACTCTTATATTTATACACATCTATTTATATTTTAGTGATTTTAGGAATCGGTTTATTCATTTCCAATTTTACAAACACACAACAACAAGCCATGTTTATAGCTTGGTTTTTTACTGTTATTTTTATTTTAATGAGTGGTTTATTTACACCTATAGAAAGTATGCCAAAATGGGCGCAAACCATAACAGAATTTAATCCAATAAAATATTTTGTAGAAGTGATGCGTATGGTGATGCTTAAAGGTTCTGGTTTTATGGATATTCTTCCGCAGTTATTAAAAACATTGCTCTATGCTTTTATTATGAATGCTTTAGCCGTTTGGAGTTATAAAAAAACAAATTAATTGCTTGTGTAACAAAGGTAGCTGTACCTTTTCTTAGTTGAAGTTATCTTTATTAAAATTTACAATCATGTCTAAAATCGTCATTTTAGGAGCAGGTATTTCTGGTCATGTTTCAGCAGCACATTTGCGTAGAAAATTGTCTAAAAAACATGAAGTTCTGGTGGTATCTCCTAACAGCAATTACCAATGGATTCCTTCTAATATTTGGGTAGGAATTGGAAGGATGAAGTCTGAAAAAATATTGTTTCCATTAGCTCCTTTATACAAAAAAAAAGGAATTGGTTATAAACAAGCAAAAGCGATTTCATTTTTTCCTGAAGGAGATAAAAATGAAACAAAACCATATGTTTTAGCCGAATATGTAGCAGGAAAGAACAAAGGGGAGCAAGAAAAAATAACCTACGATTATTTAATTAATGCAACAGGGCCAAAACTAAATTTTGAAGCAACTCAAGGTTTAGTTCCTGGAGAAAACAAGACCTATTCTGTTTGTACTTATACACATGCAGGTCAAGCGTGGAAAGGTTTGAATGAAGTCATTCAAAAGATGAAAGCTAGCAAAAAAGCTAAAATTTTAATTGGTACCGGTCATGCAAAGTCAACCTGTCAAGGTGCGGCTTTTGAGTATATATTAAATGTAGAGCAAGAATTACGTAAACATAATGTACGTGATATGGCGGAAGTCACTTGGATTTCTAACGAATATCAATTAGGCGATTTCGGAATGGATGGCATGCTATTAAGCTATGGAAGCATGACCATGAAATCTCACGAAATGGTCGAAATGATTTTTGAAGACAGAGACATTAAATGGATTCTTGGAGCTGGAGTTGAAAAAATTGAAGATGGTCTAGCACATTACGAAAATCTGGAAGGAGAGCATAAAACTGAAACCTACGATTTTGCCATGTTAATTCCTTCGTTTTCTGGTCATGGATTTAAGGCCTATGATAAAAATGAAAACGACATCACAGAAAAACTCTTTAAAGGGTTTATGATTGTGGATGCCGATTATACACCAAAACCTTATGAAGAATGGTCTGTAAAAGATTGGCCAGAAACCTATCAAAATCCGAGTTATAAAAACATTTTTGCTCCAGGAATTGCATTTGCACCTCCACATGCTATCTCAAAACCAAGAACAAGTAAAAATGGAACCGTTATTTCACCAGCCCCACCAAGAACGGGAATGCCATCTGGTATTACTGCAAAGTTGGTAGCAGATAATATTATAGATTCTATAAAAAGTGGTAAAGAGTCTTTAAACCATAAAGGATCTATGGGGAATATGGGAGCAGCTTGTATTGCTTCTGCTGGTTACGGAATAACAAAAGGTAGTGGAGTAAGTATTACAACCTATCCAATTGTTCCAGATTACGAAAAATATCCTAAAACACAAGGACGGCAATTAGGAAAAACTTTCGGAGAAATTGGTTTAGCAGGTCATTGGTTAAAGTTGGCTTTGCATTATGCCTTTATTTACAAAGCAAAAATGAAACCTTTTTGGTGGTTGATTCCTGAGTAGATTAAACGTTTGGATTATCGAATCTACAAATAAACGAATTAAAAATAATAGTAAAATGACACAAAGAATATCAAAATATCAAAGATTTAAAATGATGAATCCTATCATTCAGTTTTTCAAATTCATTTATTTAAGTATAAAAATAATGATGGTGGTAGCTGGAGGACATGGAGGCACGAGAAAAGTAAACTGATGTGGTTATCAGTTTTTTGGTTGGTTAGTAAAAAGGCACTTATAGGCAATTATAAGTGTCTTTTTCTTTTGTATGTAACGCAGTTAATTTCCTTTTATACGTTGCCATAATTCGGTTAACAGCTTTTTACCATCACGACTATCTTTAGGTGCTTCATTAAAAGTAACTTTACCAGAAGCGTCAATATCTAATCTATATTTAAAAACAAAATTTTCAGATTTTGGAGCTAAACTTAGCAAACCAAATCGTAAATCGTTAAAATAAAGCGTATCATCCTTTTTATTAATAGTGTACCAACCTTCAGAAATAGCAATCATACGTTTTACACTTTCATTTTCAACAAGATCACCTAATAATTCATGGTTTTTAGTATAGCTTTCAAAAGGGATTGGTTGGGTATCAAAAAACGAATAATTCCCAAGTAAATAAGCATCTTCAGTTTGTACATTAACACTCCAAAGGATGGTGTTTAAAGGTGAAGGTCTGGTGTCTATTTCTAAATAATCTATGTTTTGAGTTTTTAAAGCAGATTCAAATTGAATAAACGCCATCCATTTTAAAAGAAATGTAAGTATTAAATAAGAAGTACTTATTATCAAACCCATCTTATTATAGAAACGTCGCTTTTCAGAGGTGCGTTTTTGTCGCATAGCCAAAATTAAAAACACTAAAAAAGGTAACGTATAAAGAGGATCTATAACAAAAATGGTCTTAAATGCCAATCGTAAATCAAAGGGCCAAAATAATTGAGTTCCCCAAGTAGTGTGTGCATCTAAAATAGGATGTGTTACAAATGACCAAAAAAATAACCAAAACCAACTTTTAAAATTTTTAAACGTTTCATACCGCGATACTATCCAAGCCAAAATGGGTGCAAAAAGCAAAGAAAACACAATACTATGTGTGAAACCACGATGTATGGCAAGAGCAGAAACTGTATCTGTAAAATATGAAGCAAAGACATCCAAATCTGGAATCGTGCCTGCAATGGCCCCATAAAGCATCGCTTTATTTCCTGCTTTTTTGCCTAAAATAGCTTCTCCAACAGCTGCTCCTAATACAATTTGAGTCAATGAATCCATATACTTTACAAAAGTAGGCTATACAAATTAAATAACATACAATACTTTTTTATATACAGTATTTTGATAAGTAACCTTTGTTACTGACCAATAGCTTTTATCACTCTATTTTTGTTCTATCAAATTATTTAGATTAATGAAAAACACATATCTACCCATATTTTCTTTTTTATTATTGAGTCTTTCCATACAAGCACAAAAGCAAGTGGCTATATCGAAATATGAAGTCTTTTCTAGAGTTACAGACCAAAACACTTCTATTAAAATTTCTCAACAAGAATTTAATGCAGCCAAAGCAGATTACAGACAAACAAACGCTGTGTTTTTACCAAATATTACAGCAAGTCATACGGTAATAGCAACGACTAATCCTTTAATGGCTTTTGGTTCTAAATTGAATCAGGAAATTTTAACACAGAGTGATTTTAACCCTGCTTTGTTAAACAATCCTTCTCAGATTGAAAACTACGCTACAAAGTTAGAAATTCAGCAGCCATTAATCAATTTAGATGGCATTTACCAACGCAAAGCAGCCAAATCTAAAATGGAAGCCATGTCATTAAAAACAGAACGCACACAAGACTATTTAGTGTTTGAAGTAGACAAAGCTTACATGCAATTGCAATTAGCCTATAAAGCAGTAGATGTTTTAGAAAAAGCGTTAGAAGTAGCAAATGCCAACAAAAAATTAGCAGATGATAGTTTTAAACAAGGTTATTTACAACGTGCAGATGTGTTGAATGTAGAAGTACGAGTTACTGAAGTTCAAAATCAATTACAAACGGCTAAAAGTAATGTGCAAAATGCCTCTAACTATTTGTCTTTTTTAATGAATGATGAAAGCTATGTGGTGTACACACCAACCGATGAATTAACCATCGCAGCCTTTACCTTGACAGATAAATCAGTTTCAGAAAGCCGATCTGATATCAAAGCCATGCAATTAGCATCAAACGCTTATGAAGCAATGAATAAAGCTGATAAAATGACTTTTTTACCACGTTTAAACGCTTTTGGAAGTTACGAGTTATATGATGATAAAATTTTTCAAGGAGATGCAAATGGGTATTTATTTGGAGCACAACTAAGTTGGGATATTTTTCAAGGATCTAAACGTTTTGGAAAAGTTCAAAAAAGTAAAGCCGAATTTGAAAAATCGAAATTAGAATACAAACAATACGTATCTCAAAGTAATTTAGAATTAAACAAAGCAAAACGCGCTTTTTTAGATGCTGATAATACCTTAAAACTAACAACTTTAGCATTACAACAATCTGAAGAATCTTTAAGAATTAGAACCAATCGATTTAAAGAAGGTTTAGAAAAAACATCCGATTTATTAATGGCAGAAACGCAATATGCTCAAAAGCAATTGGAATACTATCAAACCATTTTCGAATACAACTATACACAAGCGTATTTACAATTTTTAACTAAAGAATAATTTTTAAGATGAAGAAATATATATTCCTATTAAGCCTAACTACAGCCTCCTTTTTTATAACAAGTTGTGGTAGCGAAGACAAAAAAGTGGTTGCAGATAATTCGCCTGCAATTCGCGTAAAAGTGCATCAAGTTACAGCAAATGGTAAAAGTCCTTTTTTGAGTGTAAGCGGTAAAATTCAATCTTCAAATAGTGCAGATTTAAGTACTAGAATGATGGGTTATGTAAACAAAGTACACGTAAATGTTGGCGATAAGGTACGTAAAGGACAATTATTAGTCTCAATTAATAATAGTGATTTACAAGCTAAAAAAGCACAAGTAAATGCTGGAATTACTGAAGCGACTGCTGCTTTTAACAATGCTCAAAAAGATTACAACCGTTTTAAAAATTTATTTGCAGATAATAGTGCATCCCAAAAAGAAATGGATGATATGACTGCTAAATTTGAAATAGCTAAAGCGCGTTTAGAAGCTGCTAATCAAATGAAAAATGAAGTTAACGCACAATTTGCTTACAGCAATATTACAGCACCTTTTAACGGAACAGTGACTAGTAAAAACGTAGAAACTGGAAATATGGCAAATCCTGGAGTGCCATTAATAAGTATTGAAACGCCTGGAAATTTTGAAGTGATGGCCATGATTCCTGAAACTGAGATTTCTGCTATTAAAAAAGGAACTACAGTTAATGTATTGGTAAAATCGATTAGCAAAACCTTGAAAGGAAAAGTAAAAGAAGTGAGTACTTCTGCTAAAAATACTGGTGGACAATATTTAGTGAAAATAGATTTAGATAAAACGGATGCCAATATTTTATCAGGCATGTTTACTACAGTTCAATTTCCTGTGGAAAGAAAAGCAACGTCATCAATGGTTTTAATTCCTACAGATGCTATTGTAACCAACGGACAATTATCTGGAGTGTATACAGTAAGCCAAAGCAATACAGCACTGTTACGTTGGTTGCGATTAGGTAGAACTTTTGGAGATCAAGTGGAAGTTTTATCTGGTTTAAATGCTGAAGAAGCATACATTGTTTCAGCTGAAGGAAAACTGTTTAATGGCGCGAAAATTATTCCATCCTCAATCCTTCCCAAAGGGAAGGAAGCCAGTGTGAAAATTAAGTGATATAAATATGCTGTAAGTACTCATTGTTGTCGGTTTGAAGAAGCTTCTTTAAACTATAAAAAAAATAAATATTAACTAAAAATAACCCATAACATTTCCCTTTCCATTGGAAAGGGTTAGGGATAGGAATATGAAAGAAGGAATCGCAGGTAAAATTGCCAAAGTCTTTATGCAGTCGAAGCTTACAGTGCTTTTAATGATTGTATTTATGGTGGTTGGTGTGTACAGTTCGTTTTTAATTCCACGTGAAGAAGAACCACAAATTGATGTGCCTATGGCAGACATTTTTGTGGGTTATCCCGGAGCAAGTCCTACGGAAGTGGAATCGCGCGTAATTAAACCTTTAGAGCAATTAATTTCGAATATTAAAGGTGTGGAATATGTGTATTCTATGTCCATGAAAGAGCAAGGAATGGTCATCGTTCAGTTTTATGTTGGCGAAGATATTGAGCGTTCTTTTGTGAAATTATACAACGAAATTAACAAGCACATGGACCAAATGCCAGCTGGTGTAACATTTCCCTTAGTGAAAACACGTGCGATTGATGATGTGCCAATGTTGGGATTAACGTTGTGGAGTGAAAATTATGACGATTACCAGTTAAACCAGATGGCTCAAGAGTTAGAAGCCGAAATTAAGAAGATAAACGACGTCGCTATTACGCATAAAATTGGTGGTAGAGATCGTCAATTACGTGTGGTTTTAGATAAAGATAAATTGGCTGGAAGCGGATTGGATTTCTTGTCGGTTTCGGAAATGATCAAATTGAATAACAGCCAATTAAGTGCTGGTAGTTTTGATAAAAATGATACTGAATTTTTAGTAAATACAGGTGCTTTTTTAGCTTCGGTTACAGATGTTGAAAATTTGGTGGTTGGTGTACAACAAAATCAGCCAATATATTTAAAACAAGTTGCAACAATAATTGATGGTCCAGAAGTACCACAAAATTATGTGAGTTTAGGTTTTGGAAAAGGTAGTGAAAAAGCATCGGAATACAGATCAGAGTATCCAGCTGTTACCATTTCAGTTGCTAAAAGAAAAGGAGCTGATGCCATGAAAATTGCAGATGTTATTATTGATAAAGTAGAACATTTACGTAGCACTCTAATTCCTGATGATGTACATGTTGAAGTGACTAGAAATTATGGTGAAACGGCATCAAATAAAGTTTCCGAGCTTCTATGGCATCTTATAGGCTCTATATTTGCAGTAACTCTAGTGGTTATGCTAGCCATGGGTTGGCGTGGTGGTTTGGTTGTGTTTTTATCAGTCCCAATTACATTTGCATTAACCTTATTGAGTTACTATATGCTCGACTACACGCTAAACCGAATCACCTTATTTGCTTTAGTATTTGTAACAGGAATTGTTGTAGATGACTCCATTATTATTGCTGAAAATATGCACAGGCATTTTAAAATGAAACGCTTGCCTTTTAAACAAGCTGCTTTATATGCCATTAACGAAGTTGGAAACCCAACCATATTAGCAACATTTACGGTTATAGCATCCGTTTTACCTATGGCTTTTGTATCTGGATTAATGGGACCGTATATGGCACCAATGCCAATTGGAGCTTCTATTGCTATGATATTATCTTTATTTGTAGCCTTAACGATTACACCTTATTTAGGTTATATTTTCTTAAGAGAAAAAGATAAAAAAGGGGTAGAAGAAAAACCAGAAAAACCTGTTGAAGAAACTTTAATTTATAGGGTTTACAACAAATTCGAACGTCCTTTATTAGAAAACAAAAAGATACGGTGGATGTTTTTAGGAGGAACATTTATCCTCTTAATGGCTACAATGGTCTTGTTTTTCACTAAATCTGTTGCTGTGAAAATGTTGCCTTTTGATAATAAAAATGAATTTCAAATCGTGATAGATATGCCTGAAGGAGCCACATTGGAACGTACAGGAGTTGTAACACAAGAAATTGCTCAGTATTTATCCACACGGCCTGAAGTAGTGAATTACCAAAATTATATTGGCACCTCTGCCCCTATTACTTTTAACGGTTTGGTACGTCATTACGATTTACGTGGTGGGAGTAATATGGCAGACATTCAAGTGAATTTATTGGATAAAGAAGAACGTAGTGCTCAAAGTCACGATATTGCTAAATTATTGCGTCCAGACATTCAAAAAATTGCTTCAAAATACCATGCGAATGTAAAATTAGTAGAAGTACCACCTGGACCACCAGTACTGTCAACCATTGTTGCCGAAATTTATGGTCCTAATTACACCGAGCAAATTAAAATTGCAAATAGTATTCAAAATATCTTAAAAAACACAGATGACGTGGTTGATATCGATTGGATGGTGGAGGCAGATCAAACCGAATATCAATTCAACATCAATAAAGAAAAAGCAATGTTATATGGCGTTGCACCACAGCAAATTGCATACACGATGAATATGGCGTTATCTAACAGAGCCATTACTAATTTGTATGATGAAAATGCTATAAATCAAGTTGGTTTGATATTGGCTTTAGATGAAAAAGAAAAATCGACTATTTCTGATATTTCGCAATTAAAAGTGAAATCAAAACAAGGAAATATGGTGCCAATTGCCGATTTAGTTGATATTAAACAAACCACTGCGGCAAAAAGTATTTACCACAAAAATCAAAAACGGGTCGTGTACGTTATGGCTGATATGGCGGGTGAATTAGAAAGTCCTGCATATGCTATACTTGGAATGGAGGAAAAACTAAAAGAAATTCCATTACCAAAAGGCTACGAGATTAACGAGATGTATTTAGGTCAACCCGATTTTGAAGATAATTACACCGTAAAATGGGATGGTGAATGGCAGATTACTTTAGAAGTATTTAGAGATTTAGGAATTGCTTTTTTAGGTGCCATTATTTTAATTTATATTTTAATTGTTGGATGGTTTCAAAACTTCAAAGCACCAATAGTTATGATGGTTGCAATACCATTATCATTAATCGGAATTATTTTAGGTCACTGGATTATGGGCGCTTTTTTTACAGCAACTTCTTTTATTGGAATGATTGCGTTAGCAGGAATTATGGTTAGAAATTCAGTATTACTTATCGACTTTATCAATTTAAGAACAGCTGAAGGTGTACCATTAAAACAAGCCGCTATTGAAGCAGGTGCAGTACGTACAACTCCTATTTTATTAACAGCAGGAACCGTTGTTATTGGAGCATTCGTGATATTATTTGATCCCATATTTCAAGGGTTAGCCATTTCGTTAATGGGAGGGACAATTGTTTCAACCATATTAACATTGTTGGTTGTGCCCCTTGTGTATTACATGATAGAAAAGAAAAATCATAAATAAAAACTAATAAAATGAAATTAGTCATAGTTACAGCAGTAGAACAGTTTCAGAAAGATGTTTTGAAATTATTTAAGAATGCAAATATTGAAAATTTTAGTAGTTCAGATATTGATGGATACAAAAACGGATCCTCTCTATTAATGACTTCTAATTGGTTTTCTTCAGGAAAAGGAGGTAATGAGTCTAGCTTGTTCTTTTCTTTTACAGATGATGAAAACATTGATGATTTATTTAATTTAATAAAAGAATTTAACAAAAATTTAGAAACGAACAATCCAATAAAAGCCGTGGTTGTTCCTATTGAAAAATTTATATAAACTTAAAATCAATTAAAATGTTAAACACATATTTTAGAATTATTGTAGGTACCATGGTATTATTGAGTGTGGTACTTACCGTTTATGTAAACCAAAACTGGATGTGGTTTACTGTATTTATTGGTATAAATTTAATCCAGTCTGCATTTACAAAATGGTGTCTATTGGAAACGATTTTAATAAAATTGGGTGTAAAACATTAAAAATCTAATTTTGCTTGTAAATACCATGGAATCCATTCAAAACATCCTAAAAGAAAGTAAAAATTTAAAAATTCACTTATAAGGTTGGATTTAATAGTTTTTAAAACTATGGGATTTTTACATTTAAAACACCTACCTTGTCTTTTAAAGAAGAATTATTATTTCATCTTTACAATTGTATTAAGTTTAATTTCTTTAGAAGAAGAACCTACTTGAATTCTAAATTTTCCGGATTCTGCTTTCCATTGTTTAGTATTAATATCCCAAAAAGAGAAAGAGCGATTATTTAATACAATTTCTATCTGTTTTGATTCTCCAGGCTGGAGATAAACTTTTAAAAACCCTTTTAACTCCTTCTCAGGTCTTGGCACACTAGAATCGATATCAGATACATAAACTTGTACAACTTCAGATCCTGCAACCTTACTTGTGTTTTTTACTTCAAAAGATACTATAACCTCATTATCTGATGTAAATGATTGGGGAGTAACATGTAACTTTTTATAAGAAAAATTAGAATACGACAAACCATGTCCAAAAGGGAATAATGGCTCAACCTTTTTGGAATCATACCAGCGATAACCAACAAAAACACCTTCATTATAATTTACATCATAAACAGGGTGTTCGTGTTCTGGTGTTGGGTCGGTTACCTCTTCTCCAGTTGGAAGATAAGGGTATCCTAAAGTATTTTCAAAATGTTTTTCAATAGAAATAGGTAATTTACCGGAAGGATTTGTTTTTCCAGAAAGAATCTCTGCTAATGCCACATTTCCAATTTGACCAGGATACCATCCATATATTATAGCTGCAACTTTATCAGCCCAATTTGTCATTTTAATACCAGACCCCGAATTTACAATAACAATAGTATTTTTATTTGCTTCTACTATTTTAAGAATTTGATTTTCATCTTCTTCTGGCAGATTAAATGGTCTATCAGAACCTTCTTCATCAAAAGTTCCAATACTAGCTAATACAATATCCGCTTGTTTTAATTCATCTATACTTGGTTTTTCTTTATACTCTATTTGGTTACCAAATTCAGTTTTAAGGGCGTCTAATAAAACAACATTATTATAACCTTTTACATAAGCAGCACCTCCACCTCTTGCAAATTTAGCAGCATATTTTCCTGTAATAAGTATTTTATGATTTTTGGCTTTTGATAGAGGAAGAATTGCATTTGAATTTTTTAATAAAATAGTTCCTTCTCTTGCTGTATTTAATGCTACTAGTTCATGAGCATCATAATTAACGTCTCCATTCATTTTTGTGCTATTATAAATTCCCATAGCAAAACAAGTTCTTAAAATACTTTTTGCCATTCGATCTATATCAGATTCGAGCACTTTTCCTTGGTCAATTTTTTCTTTAATTCCTTTTAATGAAGTAGCCCAAGGCATTTCTAAATCAAGTCCAGATTTTGAAACCTTTTCTCCATCATAAACAGACCACCAATCACTCATAACAAGCCATTTAAAACCTAAATCCTTTTTGAGTAATTTGTTTATTACATAATGACTCTGACCCGTCCATTCTCCATTAATTTGGTTATAAGCAGTCATAACAGCTAAGGCGCCAGCGTCAATTCCTGCTTCAAATGCAGGCATATATATTTCCTGTAAAGCACGTTCATCCACTATCGAATTACTTCTTCGACGTTTAAACTCTGTTTGATTACCAAGAAAGTGCTTTAAAGTAGCTATCGTACCAGTACTTTGAAGACCTTTAACATAGTTCTCAATCATTCGAGCTGCAAGAAAAGGATCTTCTCCAAAATATTCAAAATTTCTTCCATTCTGTGAAATACGATATATATTCATCCCAGGACCTAATAAAACACGTATGTTTCCTGCACGACATTCTTCTCCTATACTTTTTGCGTAATCATGCGAAAGTTGAGGATTCCATGTTGAGGCGAGCAAAATTGGAGCAGGAAATGCAGTTGATTTCTCTATACCTACCCCCCATTTAACTTTACCTTTTTCATCCCAAGCTAATCGCACTCCCTGAGTTGCATCTGCTGTAATTACAGGTGGAATATTAAGCCGCTTTATACCTCTTATTAACATATCGTCTCCTGCTATTAATTCTATTTTTTCGTCCAGAGTCATTTGTTGCAAGATTTCGTTTGCTTTTTTATCTGCTTCTTCAAAATTTAACGTAGTATTAAACGGTTTAATGGTTTGACAATAGCTATTAAAAACCATTAAACCTAATATTAATAGGAGTGGCATTTTTATTGTTATATTTCTTATCATTTTTTATTTAATTGTGAGTTATAAAATCACTTTTTTTGATTTTATAACAGATTGATATCTACTGTTTATTCTTAAATTTTTCCGATCGGTCTGTTTTCTTTTCCTTTTACATTTGTTAATGCATCTCCTAGTTTAATTCTCATATCATCGGCAAGGGATTTAATCACCTCAACTACTTCTGGGTTTTCAACTGCTACATTCGTAGTTTCACTTATATCTATAGATAAATTATAAAGCTCTATATCATCCATAATTTTATATTCGTAATTAACAGGGTATCCATTTTCACCTCCTAGGCGACTATTCAAAGTGCGATACCTATGAGGAAAATACATTTTCCAGTTTTTATACCTTACTCCATGAAGCTCATTTGTATGATAATAAAAATAATAAGCTTCTTGTGGACTTACAGTAGACTCTCCTGTCCAAATATTCCATACACTTTTTCCATCAATGATACTTTTAGGAAGTGAAGATTTTGTTATTTCAGCAATAGTTGGTAAAATATCAATATTCATTATTGGGATGTTAATAGTTCTCCCTAATTTAATTTTTTTTGGATAGT
The genomic region above belongs to Mariniflexile litorale and contains:
- a CDS encoding FAD/NAD(P)-binding oxidoreductase, with protein sequence MSKIVILGAGISGHVSAAHLRRKLSKKHEVLVVSPNSNYQWIPSNIWVGIGRMKSEKILFPLAPLYKKKGIGYKQAKAISFFPEGDKNETKPYVLAEYVAGKNKGEQEKITYDYLINATGPKLNFEATQGLVPGENKTYSVCTYTHAGQAWKGLNEVIQKMKASKKAKILIGTGHAKSTCQGAAFEYILNVEQELRKHNVRDMAEVTWISNEYQLGDFGMDGMLLSYGSMTMKSHEMVEMIFEDRDIKWILGAGVEKIEDGLAHYENLEGEHKTETYDFAMLIPSFSGHGFKAYDKNENDITEKLFKGFMIVDADYTPKPYEEWSVKDWPETYQNPSYKNIFAPGIAFAPPHAISKPRTSKNGTVISPAPPRTGMPSGITAKLVADNIIDSIKSGKESLNHKGSMGNMGAACIASAGYGITKGSGVSITTYPIVPDYEKYPKTQGRQLGKTFGEIGLAGHWLKLALHYAFIYKAKMKPFWWLIPE
- a CDS encoding metal-dependent hydrolase, with the protein product MDSLTQIVLGAAVGEAILGKKAGNKAMLYGAIAGTIPDLDVFASYFTDTVSALAIHRGFTHSIVFSLLFAPILAWIVSRYETFKNFKSWFWLFFWSFVTHPILDAHTTWGTQLFWPFDLRLAFKTIFVIDPLYTLPFLVFLILAMRQKRTSEKRRFYNKMGLIISTSYLILTFLLKWMAFIQFESALKTQNIDYLEIDTRPSPLNTILWSVNVQTEDAYLLGNYSFFDTQPIPFESYTKNHELLGDLVENESVKRMIAISEGWYTINKKDDTLYFNDLRFGLLSLAPKSENFVFKYRLDIDASGKVTFNEAPKDSRDGKKLLTELWQRIKGN
- a CDS encoding TolC family protein, which encodes MKNTYLPIFSFLLLSLSIQAQKQVAISKYEVFSRVTDQNTSIKISQQEFNAAKADYRQTNAVFLPNITASHTVIATTNPLMAFGSKLNQEILTQSDFNPALLNNPSQIENYATKLEIQQPLINLDGIYQRKAAKSKMEAMSLKTERTQDYLVFEVDKAYMQLQLAYKAVDVLEKALEVANANKKLADDSFKQGYLQRADVLNVEVRVTEVQNQLQTAKSNVQNASNYLSFLMNDESYVVYTPTDELTIAAFTLTDKSVSESRSDIKAMQLASNAYEAMNKADKMTFLPRLNAFGSYELYDDKIFQGDANGYLFGAQLSWDIFQGSKRFGKVQKSKAEFEKSKLEYKQYVSQSNLELNKAKRAFLDADNTLKLTTLALQQSEESLRIRTNRFKEGLEKTSDLLMAETQYAQKQLEYYQTIFEYNYTQAYLQFLTKE
- a CDS encoding efflux RND transporter periplasmic adaptor subunit → MKKYIFLLSLTTASFFITSCGSEDKKVVADNSPAIRVKVHQVTANGKSPFLSVSGKIQSSNSADLSTRMMGYVNKVHVNVGDKVRKGQLLVSINNSDLQAKKAQVNAGITEATAAFNNAQKDYNRFKNLFADNSASQKEMDDMTAKFEIAKARLEAANQMKNEVNAQFAYSNITAPFNGTVTSKNVETGNMANPGVPLISIETPGNFEVMAMIPETEISAIKKGTTVNVLVKSISKTLKGKVKEVSTSAKNTGGQYLVKIDLDKTDANILSGMFTTVQFPVERKATSSMVLIPTDAIVTNGQLSGVYTVSQSNTALLRWLRLGRTFGDQVEVLSGLNAEEAYIVSAEGKLFNGAKIIPSSILPKGKEASVKIK
- a CDS encoding efflux RND transporter permease subunit codes for the protein MKEGIAGKIAKVFMQSKLTVLLMIVFMVVGVYSSFLIPREEEPQIDVPMADIFVGYPGASPTEVESRVIKPLEQLISNIKGVEYVYSMSMKEQGMVIVQFYVGEDIERSFVKLYNEINKHMDQMPAGVTFPLVKTRAIDDVPMLGLTLWSENYDDYQLNQMAQELEAEIKKINDVAITHKIGGRDRQLRVVLDKDKLAGSGLDFLSVSEMIKLNNSQLSAGSFDKNDTEFLVNTGAFLASVTDVENLVVGVQQNQPIYLKQVATIIDGPEVPQNYVSLGFGKGSEKASEYRSEYPAVTISVAKRKGADAMKIADVIIDKVEHLRSTLIPDDVHVEVTRNYGETASNKVSELLWHLIGSIFAVTLVVMLAMGWRGGLVVFLSVPITFALTLLSYYMLDYTLNRITLFALVFVTGIVVDDSIIIAENMHRHFKMKRLPFKQAALYAINEVGNPTILATFTVIASVLPMAFVSGLMGPYMAPMPIGASIAMILSLFVALTITPYLGYIFLREKDKKGVEEKPEKPVEETLIYRVYNKFERPLLENKKIRWMFLGGTFILLMATMVLFFTKSVAVKMLPFDNKNEFQIVIDMPEGATLERTGVVTQEIAQYLSTRPEVVNYQNYIGTSAPITFNGLVRHYDLRGGSNMADIQVNLLDKEERSAQSHDIAKLLRPDIQKIASKYHANVKLVEVPPGPPVLSTIVAEIYGPNYTEQIKIANSIQNILKNTDDVVDIDWMVEADQTEYQFNINKEKAMLYGVAPQQIAYTMNMALSNRAITNLYDENAINQVGLILALDEKEKSTISDISQLKVKSKQGNMVPIADLVDIKQTTAAKSIYHKNQKRVVYVMADMAGELESPAYAILGMEEKLKEIPLPKGYEINEMYLGQPDFEDNYTVKWDGEWQITLEVFRDLGIAFLGAIILIYILIVGWFQNFKAPIVMMVAIPLSLIGIILGHWIMGAFFTATSFIGMIALAGIMVRNSVLLIDFINLRTAEGVPLKQAAIEAGAVRTTPILLTAGTVVIGAFVILFDPIFQGLAISLMGGTIVSTILTLLVVPLVYYMIEKKNHK
- a CDS encoding DUF2892 domain-containing protein gives rise to the protein MLNTYFRIIVGTMVLLSVVLTVYVNQNWMWFTVFIGINLIQSAFTKWCLLETILIKLGVKH